One window of Microcoleus vaginatus PCC 9802 genomic DNA carries:
- a CDS encoding PEP-CTERM sorting domain-containing protein, whose protein sequence is MNSIGKNSIHWTYPVALLFAIIALQQQKATAATLSNGWNYAIDSFNDGVTGPQIGGGEFEFYGIAIKETSDTAFIAINSNLSLAGYADPLAQRGNINYGDLFFNFSGQNFNTANANGSLFGIRFAAENDSGVATTGAYRNVTAKNVTQTNSGFSNLNQFNTVVASQGGTPSMGDLAATDPYFQQTGNSTILNSIATGTKVGEINFLTPATLSVLGLNFAQFNAVGSQTIGFSFNKSSMPSGNYIANFLAECANDAIAIHGSFEAVPEPSTWFGTLLGLSFLGIGVAKRKIKRKIS, encoded by the coding sequence GCAATAATCGCACTACAGCAACAAAAAGCTACAGCAGCAACGCTATCGAACGGCTGGAATTATGCGATCGATTCCTTCAACGACGGCGTGACAGGGCCCCAAATCGGCGGCGGGGAATTTGAATTTTACGGCATCGCCATCAAAGAAACATCAGATACAGCTTTCATCGCCATCAACTCCAATCTAAGTTTAGCAGGATATGCCGACCCACTAGCTCAAAGAGGCAACATCAACTACGGCGATTTATTCTTCAATTTTTCCGGTCAAAACTTCAATACAGCTAACGCAAACGGCAGCTTGTTTGGTATCCGCTTTGCCGCCGAAAATGACTCCGGCGTGGCGACAACAGGCGCTTACAGAAATGTTACAGCGAAAAACGTCACCCAAACTAACTCTGGCTTTAGCAATTTAAATCAATTCAATACGGTAGTGGCATCTCAAGGCGGAACCCCATCAATGGGCGATTTAGCTGCCACAGACCCCTATTTTCAACAAACAGGAAACTCGACTATTCTCAACTCAATAGCTACGGGTACAAAAGTAGGAGAAATCAATTTTTTAACGCCAGCAACTTTGAGCGTCCTCGGTCTTAATTTCGCTCAATTTAATGCAGTAGGTTCTCAAACAATTGGATTCAGTTTTAATAAATCCTCAATGCCTTCGGGGAACTATATTGCTAACTTTTTGGCCGAGTGCGCTAACGATGCGATCGCTATTCACGGATCGTTTGAGGCTGTACCCGAACCTTCTACTTGGTTTGGTACGTTACTAGGATTGAGCTTTTTAGGTATTGGCGTAGCAAAACGCAAAATTAAGCGCAAGATTTCCTAA
- a CDS encoding ATP-binding protein, whose translation MKLDIFEYVYNKGLPGEWRVEECRLSKTNLIVGKNASGKSRIVRAIHTLSELLSESGSLAPQPKSYEWRLLFDTDLHEEKTEYILKIEKGLVIKEKLIIGSGSDEPLLDRDESGKGSIFAKELEQNIRFQTDQTELAVVKRRDSIQHPFLENLYQWSNSLRFYEFGEQLGKNTMARIPSTMELLKNKTDFKDSDFVVGIFVIGKQEIGEPFIKAILSDMREIGYKLSDIGTKVPSLINADISVDSLALNNLPQFLYIQEEDLSDVTEQSEMSQGMFRALSLFIQINYSLLASKPSCIVIDDIGEGLDYQRSCSIIKILIKKAETGLVQLIMTTNDEFIMNGTPIEYWSLIERTPGSAKLHNIYNSRDKIEEFKFIGLNNFDLFTSEFLLQKEGDEEAA comes from the coding sequence ATGAAGCTAGATATTTTTGAATATGTGTATAATAAAGGTTTGCCTGGTGAATGGCGAGTCGAAGAATGTCGATTAAGCAAAACCAATTTAATTGTAGGTAAAAATGCTAGTGGTAAATCAAGAATTGTGAGAGCAATACATACTCTCTCCGAGTTACTATCAGAAAGTGGATCTCTTGCTCCCCAACCCAAAAGCTATGAATGGCGTTTGCTGTTTGATACTGATCTGCATGAAGAAAAAACAGAATATATATTGAAAATAGAGAAAGGTCTTGTAATTAAAGAAAAATTAATTATAGGCAGTGGAAGTGATGAGCCACTTTTAGATAGGGATGAATCAGGCAAAGGTAGTATCTTTGCTAAAGAACTTGAGCAAAATATACGGTTTCAAACTGACCAAACAGAACTCGCAGTCGTTAAGCGTAGAGATTCTATTCAGCATCCATTTTTAGAGAATTTATATCAATGGTCTAACTCCCTAAGATTTTATGAGTTTGGAGAACAGCTAGGTAAAAATACGATGGCTCGTATTCCTTCCACAATGGAATTACTGAAAAATAAAACAGATTTCAAGGATTCTGATTTTGTGGTCGGTATATTTGTGATTGGAAAACAGGAAATAGGCGAGCCGTTTATAAAAGCAATTCTCTCTGACATGAGAGAAATTGGTTATAAATTATCAGACATTGGCACAAAAGTGCCATCTTTAATCAATGCCGATATTTCTGTTGATAGCCTAGCTCTAAATAACTTACCACAATTTTTATATATTCAGGAAGAAGATTTAAGTGATGTTACAGAACAATCAGAAATGTCACAAGGAATGTTTCGAGCCTTATCATTATTTATTCAAATCAATTACTCTTTACTAGCAAGTAAGCCTAGTTGTATTGTGATTGATGATATTGGAGAAGGGTTAGATTATCAACGATCTTGCTCTATAATTAAAATACTAATTAAGAAAGCTGAGACAGGATTAGTTCAACTTATTATGACTACCAATGATGAGTTTATTATGAATGGTACTCCGATAGAATATTGGTCATTAATTGAACGAACTCCTGGTAGTGCCAAGTTACATAATATTTATAATTCACGCGATAAGATTGAGGAGTTTAAGTTTATTGGACTTAATAACTTTGATTTGTTCACCAGTGAGTTTCTGTTACAAAAAGAAGGTGATG
- a CDS encoding peptidoglycan-binding protein, with protein sequence MTTNNIILSYLGPREIEANRATVLVGSFDKNLVAAISAAEGSNALNVGINLSRGFWHISLEKGFDSAGTRTLQVRATDKTGKVIGQQTINIKVNPASQSPAQFFTLITLRDTAFKVGTLPASNLNNLQKAEIPAGKTYQIRDYELEDGHLNVQLNNPIPPVGTSGFFYEKHVVITKGAKILIFDRAELPTPPPGMQLLWVIKKTWLKLNPTDSATLGSTQKLQFNAGETFNILGYACVENHFRVAFARAVPNLGTSGFLYWQHVQILRDGRGIEYDRNAVTMTIIKTTVFKKRPINAASLPPQEKITLPAGMIYGIAGFSIEQSHIKVSLTENLPQFGNTGFIYPDFVQFSRGGKSFNPAVNLTYQGPSEVLVNQPIVLRGTFDRQQAAKIEVIAEDTLPLSVTLNQEASTWQVNLSKGFSVAGARWLRLRATDSKGNVTGSQIIYITVSSDPLTVGRGLTLKIVSDTLFKVAPVDSSQLNNQQKVLVKAGQTLTVSRYGFIDGHLKVVVDLEISPIGTFGYFYEPDVQLAKGTQILKFDLADVPNSNVSAQLLVIQTTQIKAQPEDSSKLPANQVAQITLGSTYAITGYACILGHFRVTLAQPIPGFGNIGFIYWQDVKIKKDGKEVPYDTSALTMTILQATVFKKRPVDAASLSSTEKTTLPLGRVYGVNSYGVEGSHMKVSLTEELPNFGNTGYVFPSFVQFKRGDKIFDPVPNNVELNVPYFSQRDNPRFDWSTCNVTSIAMVLYYYGLRSEGGGQLEDELLQWCFDYAGQGSQTDHSVLSALIQAYGFKTSFSTTRTWAEVRSELLNRRPIVLAGDFTAAGHILTVIGYNSQGYIVQDPWGDALTGYSDTEGRKLMYPYSYVNQVAGPDGNVWAHFISP encoded by the coding sequence ATGACAACCAACAACATTATTTTGAGTTACTTAGGCCCGCGAGAAATTGAGGCTAATAGAGCCACTGTCTTAGTTGGCAGTTTTGACAAAAATCTAGTGGCAGCGATTTCAGCAGCAGAAGGCTCAAATGCGCTGAATGTGGGGATCAATCTCTCTAGAGGCTTTTGGCACATCAGTTTAGAAAAAGGATTCGATAGCGCAGGAACTCGCACACTGCAGGTGAGGGCAACTGATAAGACCGGCAAAGTTATCGGCCAACAAACAATTAACATCAAAGTTAATCCTGCTTCTCAGTCACCCGCTCAATTCTTCACGTTAATTACTCTCAGAGATACCGCATTCAAAGTCGGAACACTGCCCGCAAGCAATCTCAACAACCTGCAAAAAGCGGAAATACCAGCAGGTAAAACTTATCAAATTAGGGACTACGAGTTAGAAGACGGTCACCTGAATGTTCAACTAAATAATCCAATTCCTCCGGTGGGAACCTCTGGCTTTTTCTACGAAAAACACGTAGTTATAACCAAAGGCGCAAAAATTCTCATATTCGATCGCGCCGAGTTGCCGACCCCGCCGCCGGGAATGCAGTTACTATGGGTGATAAAAAAGACCTGGTTAAAGCTCAACCCCACAGATTCCGCTACTTTAGGATCAACTCAGAAATTACAATTTAACGCGGGAGAAACTTTCAATATTCTCGGCTACGCTTGCGTGGAAAACCATTTTCGAGTCGCTTTTGCTCGGGCAGTTCCTAACTTGGGAACTTCGGGATTTCTGTACTGGCAGCACGTCCAAATTTTGCGAGACGGCAGGGGAATTGAGTATGATAGAAATGCAGTTACGATGACAATCATCAAAACGACTGTGTTTAAAAAGCGGCCGATAAATGCCGCTAGCCTGCCACCCCAAGAAAAGATTACCTTGCCGGCGGGAATGATTTACGGAATTGCCGGATTCTCGATCGAACAAAGCCACATAAAAGTCTCGCTGACCGAGAATTTGCCGCAATTTGGCAATACGGGTTTCATTTATCCCGATTTTGTGCAATTCAGCCGCGGTGGCAAATCTTTTAATCCCGCTGTGAATTTAACTTATCAAGGGCCGTCAGAAGTTTTAGTAAATCAGCCGATCGTCCTTCGGGGTACTTTTGATCGGCAACAAGCAGCAAAAATTGAGGTGATAGCTGAGGATACCTTGCCCCTAAGCGTGACGCTAAACCAAGAAGCCAGCACTTGGCAAGTTAATTTGTCTAAAGGATTTAGCGTAGCTGGAGCTCGGTGGCTCAGGTTGCGGGCAACTGACAGCAAAGGCAACGTTACTGGCAGCCAAATAATTTACATTACCGTAAGTTCCGATCCGCTAACTGTAGGACGAGGTTTGACCTTAAAGATAGTTTCTGACACTTTGTTTAAGGTAGCTCCTGTTGATTCTTCTCAACTCAACAATCAGCAAAAAGTTCTTGTCAAAGCAGGTCAAACTTTGACCGTTAGCAGATACGGATTTATTGACGGGCATCTCAAGGTGGTTGTGGATTTAGAAATTTCGCCGATCGGCACTTTTGGCTATTTTTACGAACCCGACGTTCAGTTGGCCAAAGGTACTCAAATCCTAAAATTTGACCTGGCCGACGTACCGAATAGCAACGTCAGCGCTCAACTGTTGGTAATTCAAACAACTCAGATTAAAGCTCAACCAGAAGATTCATCTAAACTGCCTGCAAATCAAGTTGCTCAAATAACTTTAGGCAGCACCTATGCCATTACTGGTTATGCCTGCATTTTGGGGCATTTCCGAGTAACTCTCGCCCAACCTATTCCCGGTTTCGGCAATATCGGATTTATTTATTGGCAGGATGTTAAAATTAAAAAAGACGGCAAAGAAGTTCCCTATGACACCAGTGCTTTGACGATGACAATCCTGCAAGCAACTGTGTTTAAAAAACGGCCTGTAGATGCTGCCAGCCTGAGCAGTACCGAGAAAACTACGCTGCCTTTAGGTCGAGTTTACGGCGTGAACAGCTACGGTGTGGAAGGATCTCACATGAAAGTTTCCCTGACTGAAGAACTGCCGAATTTTGGCAATACAGGTTATGTTTTTCCTAGTTTTGTTCAGTTCAAGCGGGGAGATAAAATTTTCGATCCGGTTCCGAACAATGTGGAATTGAACGTGCCGTATTTTTCGCAGCGAGACAATCCGCGTTTTGATTGGTCTACTTGCAACGTAACTTCGATCGCCATGGTGCTTTATTATTACGGCCTTCGTTCTGAGGGGGGCGGACAATTGGAGGATGAGTTGTTGCAGTGGTGTTTCGACTATGCGGGCCAGGGTTCTCAAACGGATCACAGTGTGCTTTCGGCGCTGATTCAGGCCTACGGGTTTAAGACGAGTTTTAGTACGACTCGCACATGGGCTGAGGTGCGATCGGAATTGCTAAATCGGCGGCCAATAGTTTTAGCCGGAGATTTTACTGCGGCCGGTCACATTCTTACTGTAATTGGCTACAATTCTCAGGGTTATATCGTGCAAGATCCGTGGGGAGATGCACTCACTGGTTACAGCGATACTGAGGGGAGAAAGTTGATGTATCCCTACAGTTACGTCAATCAAGTTGCTGGGCCAGATGGGAATGTTTGGGCCCATTTTATCTCTCCATAA
- a CDS encoding peroxiredoxin translates to MTLPVGCAAPQFTAKDTNGNTVSLSDFTGKTVILYFYPKDDTPGCTRQAQSFKAAYEEYKGKDLVILGVSRDNEESHQKFTEKYGLPFQLLADVDGTITKAYDVEKGDYAKRVTFVIDGTGKIIQVYEGETMKVDSHAQDILVTIV, encoded by the coding sequence ATGACATTACCAGTTGGGTGCGCTGCCCCTCAATTTACCGCCAAAGACACCAACGGCAACACCGTCTCACTCTCCGACTTCACCGGTAAAACCGTCATCTTGTATTTCTACCCTAAAGATGACACCCCCGGTTGCACAAGACAAGCCCAAAGCTTCAAAGCAGCTTATGAAGAATACAAAGGCAAAGATCTTGTAATTCTCGGTGTCAGCCGAGACAACGAGGAATCGCACCAAAAGTTTACAGAGAAATACGGTTTGCCTTTCCAGCTTTTAGCAGATGTTGATGGCACGATTACCAAAGCTTACGATGTCGAAAAAGGCGATTATGCCAAGCGCGTTACTTTCGTCATCGACGGTACCGGCAAAATCATTCAAGTTTATGAGGGCGAAACCATGAAAGTTGACTCTCACGCTCAAGATATTCTTGTCACCATAGTTTAG